Proteins from one Capricornis sumatraensis isolate serow.1 chromosome 2, serow.2, whole genome shotgun sequence genomic window:
- the RCSD1 gene encoding capZ-interacting protein isoform X1: MEERPAQTNAIVDDSAPPSVAQLAGRFREQAALAKETPASKPTRRKPPCSLSLFPPKVELGQNGEEKSLPSANHPPKVKVKSSPLIEKLQANLVFDPAALLPGASPKSPGFKAMVSPFHSPPSTPSSPGVRSRPSEPEEVPVSFDQPPEGSHLPCYNKVRTRGSIKRRPPSRRFRRSQSDCGELGEFGAVEPSQENGAKEESGDEVFPAKSKAPGSPPLRRTPSRTEKLEEKSRAVGEAQEPEKIVGGSEEGAGQHPARASSSEAEDGCGSPKEERPAGEQVEEPTEVKERVASEEEEPGQSSQDAKGLEEGAAEEEPPQPPPGEGAGGHSPEQGTSEEKQDEGASLKPGCSPDSGHAQPDTSSEVARTEDNTPVQDTKM; encoded by the exons GAAAGGCCAGCACAGACCAACGCCATTGTGGACGACTCCGCACCCCCCTCGGTGGCCCAGTTGGCTGGGCGGTTCAGGGAGCAGGCCGCCCTTGCAAAGGAG ACACCAGCCAGTAAACCAACCAGAAGGAAACCGCCCTGCTCCCTCTCTCTGTTCCCCCCCAAGGTAGAGCTGGGCCAGAATGGTGAGGAG AAGTCACTGCCCAGTGCAAACCACCCTCCTAAAGTCAAAGTGAAGAGCTCACCTCTGATTGAGAAACTTCAG GCCAATTTAGTCTTTGATCCAGCAGCCCTGCTTCCTGGGGCCTCTCCCAAGAGTCCTGGATTCAAGGCCATGGTGTCACCATTTCACAGCCCACCTTCTACCCCCAGCAGCCCTGGAGTGCGATCCCGGCCCAGCGAACCAGAGGAGGTGCCTGTCAGCTTTGACCAGCCTCCTGAAGGCAGTCATCTGCCCTGTTACAATAAG GTGCGGACAAGGGGCTCCATAAAAAGGCGCCCTCCCTCCCGGAGATTCCGAAGGTCCCAGTCAGACTGTGGGGAACTGGGGGAGTTCGGGGCCGTGGAGCCTTCCCAGGAGAATGGTGCCAAGGAAGAGAGCGGGGACGAGGTGTTCCCGGCCAAGAGCAAAGCCCCAGGATCCCCTCCTCTGAGGAGGACGCCCAGCAGGACagagaagctggaggagaagagCAGGGCTGTGGGGGAAGCCCAGGAGCCGGAGAAGATTGTGGGGGGCTCTGAGGAGGGGGCTGGCCAGCATCCAGCCCGAGCCTCCAGCTCAGAGGCGGAGGATGGGTGTGGGAGCCCCAAAGAGGAGAGACCGGCTGGAGAGCAGGTGGAAGAGCCTACAGAGGTGAAGGAGAGGGTGGCCAGTGAAGAGGAGGAGCCCGGACAAAGCAGCCAAGACGcgaaggggctggaggagggagccGCGGAGGAGGAGCCCCCTCAAccccctcctggagaaggggcgGGCGGCCACAGCCCAGAGCAGGGGACCAGCGAGGAAAAGCAAGATGAAGGGGCCAGCCTcaagccaggctgcagccccGACTCTGGCCATGCCCAGCCGGACACCAGCAGCGAGGTCGCCAGGACAGAG GATAACACCCCTGTCCAGGACACTAAAATGTGA
- the RCSD1 gene encoding capZ-interacting protein isoform X2: protein MEERPAQTNAIVDDSAPPSVAQLAGRFREQAALAKEKSLPSANHPPKVKVKSSPLIEKLQANLVFDPAALLPGASPKSPGFKAMVSPFHSPPSTPSSPGVRSRPSEPEEVPVSFDQPPEGSHLPCYNKVRTRGSIKRRPPSRRFRRSQSDCGELGEFGAVEPSQENGAKEESGDEVFPAKSKAPGSPPLRRTPSRTEKLEEKSRAVGEAQEPEKIVGGSEEGAGQHPARASSSEAEDGCGSPKEERPAGEQVEEPTEVKERVASEEEEPGQSSQDAKGLEEGAAEEEPPQPPPGEGAGGHSPEQGTSEEKQDEGASLKPGCSPDSGHAQPDTSSEVARTEDNTPVQDTKM from the exons GAAAGGCCAGCACAGACCAACGCCATTGTGGACGACTCCGCACCCCCCTCGGTGGCCCAGTTGGCTGGGCGGTTCAGGGAGCAGGCCGCCCTTGCAAAGGAG AAGTCACTGCCCAGTGCAAACCACCCTCCTAAAGTCAAAGTGAAGAGCTCACCTCTGATTGAGAAACTTCAG GCCAATTTAGTCTTTGATCCAGCAGCCCTGCTTCCTGGGGCCTCTCCCAAGAGTCCTGGATTCAAGGCCATGGTGTCACCATTTCACAGCCCACCTTCTACCCCCAGCAGCCCTGGAGTGCGATCCCGGCCCAGCGAACCAGAGGAGGTGCCTGTCAGCTTTGACCAGCCTCCTGAAGGCAGTCATCTGCCCTGTTACAATAAG GTGCGGACAAGGGGCTCCATAAAAAGGCGCCCTCCCTCCCGGAGATTCCGAAGGTCCCAGTCAGACTGTGGGGAACTGGGGGAGTTCGGGGCCGTGGAGCCTTCCCAGGAGAATGGTGCCAAGGAAGAGAGCGGGGACGAGGTGTTCCCGGCCAAGAGCAAAGCCCCAGGATCCCCTCCTCTGAGGAGGACGCCCAGCAGGACagagaagctggaggagaagagCAGGGCTGTGGGGGAAGCCCAGGAGCCGGAGAAGATTGTGGGGGGCTCTGAGGAGGGGGCTGGCCAGCATCCAGCCCGAGCCTCCAGCTCAGAGGCGGAGGATGGGTGTGGGAGCCCCAAAGAGGAGAGACCGGCTGGAGAGCAGGTGGAAGAGCCTACAGAGGTGAAGGAGAGGGTGGCCAGTGAAGAGGAGGAGCCCGGACAAAGCAGCCAAGACGcgaaggggctggaggagggagccGCGGAGGAGGAGCCCCCTCAAccccctcctggagaaggggcgGGCGGCCACAGCCCAGAGCAGGGGACCAGCGAGGAAAAGCAAGATGAAGGGGCCAGCCTcaagccaggctgcagccccGACTCTGGCCATGCCCAGCCGGACACCAGCAGCGAGGTCGCCAGGACAGAG GATAACACCCCTGTCCAGGACACTAAAATGTGA